In Deinococcus fonticola, a single window of DNA contains:
- the rpmC gene encoding 50S ribosomal protein L29: MKPSEMRNLKGEDFQKEIEARKKELMELRFQAAMGSLAQPHRVKQLRREVAQLNTIRREQTVSELKDGASK; encoded by the coding sequence ATGAAGCCCAGTGAAATGCGTAACCTGAAAGGCGAAGACTTCCAGAAGGAAATCGAAGCCCGTAAGAAAGAACTGATGGAACTGCGCTTCCAGGCCGCCATGGGCAGCCTGGCCCAGCCCCACCGCGTCAAGCAACTGCGCCGCGAAGTCGCTCAACTGAACACGATTCGCCGCGAGCAAACCGTGTCCGAACTCAAAGACGGAGCTAGTAAATGA
- the rplP gene encoding 50S ribosomal protein L16 encodes MLLPKRTKFRKQMRGRMRGDAKGGDYVAFGDYGMIAQEPAWITSRQIEACRIVMSRHFRRGGKIYIRIFPDKPVTKKPAETRMGKGKGAVEYWVSVVKPGRVMFEVSGVTEEQAKEAFRLAGHKLPIHTKMVKREVYDEAQ; translated from the coding sequence ATGCTTCTTCCGAAGCGCACCAAATTCCGTAAACAGATGCGTGGCCGTATGCGCGGCGACGCCAAGGGTGGAGACTACGTCGCCTTCGGCGACTACGGCATGATCGCCCAGGAACCCGCCTGGATCACCAGCCGTCAGATCGAAGCGTGCCGTATCGTCATGAGCCGTCACTTCCGCCGTGGCGGTAAGATCTACATCCGAATCTTCCCCGACAAACCCGTCACCAAGAAACCCGCCGAAACCCGAATGGGTAAAGGGAAGGGCGCCGTGGAGTACTGGGTCAGCGTCGTGAAGCCCGGACGCGTGATGTTCGAAGTGAGCGGCGTGACCGAAGAGCAGGCCAAGGAAGCCTTCCGCCTGGCCGGTCACAAGCTGCCCATCCACACCAAGATGGTGAAGCGCGAGGTCTACGATGAAGCCCAGTGA